Proteins co-encoded in one Leptidea sinapis chromosome 16, ilLepSina1.1, whole genome shotgun sequence genomic window:
- the LOC126968748 gene encoding uncharacterized protein LOC126968748, which produces MALMKSSQIPEDAVVLTEHEATEYVWSIVYNWEPVSDVWALRSGAVCLGVINAVSGAIMNRHYRNKLKLGTYGYFSSVIPLTLMPGSLTALFHRYIVSSDLLLLKNNHCPICYEVRSGAVQVGLGLVYPMILAPLTSLMLTNKYNTARIPEITQPKALLQLVRKMTRPFTGTLAVISIIQVVASSIITYFEVKNSLILHEKMLEIERKAVEKYGK; this is translated from the exons ATGGCTTTGATGAAATCATCACAAATACCAGAAGATGCAGTAGTATTGACCGAGCATGAAGCTACTGAATACGTTTGGAGCATTGTTTATAATTGGGAACCAGTTTCTGATGT ttgGGCTCTTCGTAGTGGCGCAGTTTGTCTCGGAGTAATTAATGCTGTATCAGGAGCAATAATGAACCGCCATTACCGAAACAAATTAAAGCTAGGAACATATGGATATTTCTCCTCTGTCATACCACTCACTTTGATGCCTGGTTCGTTGACAGCACTATTTCATAGATAT ATTGTTTCATCTGATCTTCTGTtgttgaaaaataatcattgcCCAATATGTTATGAAGTGAGATCTGGTGCTGTTCAAGTAGGACTGGGGTTGGTATATCCTATGATTTTAGCTCCACTCACCTCATTAATG CTTACCAACAAGTATAATACAGCAAGAATACCAGAGATTACTCAACCAAAGGCATTGTTACAGCTTGTTAGAAAAATGACAAGGCCCTTCACAGGAACCCTGGCTGTAATCAGTATCATACAAGTGGTGGCATCatcaataattacatattttgaagttaaaaatagCTTAATACTGCACGAAAAAATGTTAGAAATTGAGAGGAAGGCTGTAGAAAAATATGGGAAGTAg